One region of Flavobacterium sp. GSB-24 genomic DNA includes:
- a CDS encoding LytTR family DNA-binding domain-containing protein, whose product MKILIVEDESINANRLKRLLEELEPNCEILGIIDTVVDTVAWLQSNPAPDIITMDIRLADGLSFSIFEEINITCPVIFTTAYDEYAIRAFKVNSIDYLMKPIEKSELEYALSKFKSLAQKEIGVPNIAGIIKELIHKPKYRLRFLVTYRDGYKSVDVSDIDFVYSEFKTSNLFLKSGVVIAIPQTMEELEHELDPNIFFRANRKVFIRAESIYSIANYFNSKLKIQLKLDPEREVIISREKTPFFKQWMDR is encoded by the coding sequence ATGAAGATTTTAATTGTAGAAGATGAAAGTATAAACGCCAACCGTTTAAAAAGACTGCTCGAGGAATTGGAACCCAATTGTGAAATTCTAGGGATTATCGATACGGTTGTAGATACTGTGGCGTGGCTGCAGTCAAATCCTGCTCCAGATATAATTACTATGGATATTCGATTGGCAGACGGATTAAGCTTTTCTATTTTTGAAGAAATCAACATTACTTGTCCAGTTATTTTTACGACGGCTTATGATGAATATGCCATTCGAGCTTTTAAGGTAAACAGCATCGATTATTTGATGAAACCAATTGAGAAAAGCGAACTGGAATATGCTTTAAGCAAATTCAAATCTTTAGCCCAAAAAGAAATTGGCGTTCCTAATATTGCCGGAATCATAAAAGAGCTGATTCACAAACCAAAATACAGATTACGCTTTTTGGTTACTTATCGTGACGGCTATAAAAGCGTAGATGTTTCGGATATTGATTTTGTGTATTCTGAGTTTAAAACGAGTAATTTGTTTCTAAAATCGGGTGTAGTAATTGCTATTCCGCAGACCATGGAAGAATTGGAACATGAATTAGATCCGAATATCTTTTTTAGGGCCAACAGAAAGGTTTTTATTCGTGCCGAAAGCATTTATTCTATTGCCAATTATTTTAATTCCAAACTTAAAATTCAATTGAAATTAGATCCAGAACGCGAAGTAATTATCAGCAGGGAAAAAACACCTTTTTTTAAGCAGTGGATGGATAGGTGA
- a CDS encoding helix-turn-helix domain-containing protein has translation MSKISTYSLEHHKSLFTHEINPKDYFYVQIQDHPYIDVPYRAESYAIEFLKKGSIIMQTRLDKIVIEAPAILAIGPNVIRSFTKNSEEILMDIIFFKPEFFLESQSNIFFLSQFDFFENSDMHVFPLEKKTKSKFEKLFNLIKETVSVEHFHQASILRSYLYILIFELDTIKKAFSNKEIQNPLFEKFKELVAKDFTKHRSPTYYADHLNVTRKYLSEVIKNNSGKTTREWIDNMVILEAKVLLHNKSLTINQISDTLNFSNQSVFGKFFKTQTGISPLEYRINN, from the coding sequence ATGAGCAAAATCAGCACTTATTCACTCGAACATCATAAAAGTTTGTTTACACACGAAATTAATCCAAAAGACTATTTCTATGTGCAGATTCAAGATCATCCTTATATAGATGTTCCCTATCGTGCAGAAAGTTACGCAATTGAATTTCTTAAGAAAGGGAGCATTATAATGCAGACGCGACTGGATAAAATTGTTATTGAAGCGCCTGCAATACTTGCGATTGGTCCAAATGTTATTAGAAGTTTTACCAAAAACAGCGAAGAAATTTTAATGGATATTATATTTTTTAAACCTGAGTTTTTTCTCGAAAGCCAGAGTAATATCTTCTTTCTTTCTCAATTTGATTTTTTCGAAAACAGCGATATGCATGTATTTCCTTTGGAGAAAAAAACAAAATCAAAATTCGAAAAGCTTTTTAATTTAATTAAAGAAACAGTCAGCGTCGAACATTTTCATCAAGCTTCTATTTTGAGAAGTTATTTGTACATTCTCATATTTGAACTGGATACTATAAAAAAAGCTTTTTCCAATAAAGAAATCCAAAATCCTTTGTTCGAAAAATTTAAAGAGCTTGTAGCGAAAGATTTTACAAAACATCGATCTCCCACATATTACGCAGATCATTTAAATGTGACTCGAAAATATCTTTCTGAAGTAATTAAAAACAACAGTGGTAAAACGACACGCGAATGGATTGATAATATGGTAATTCTCGAAGCTAAAGTTTTACTTCATAATAAATCATTAACCATCAATCAAATAAGTGATACTTTAAACTTTTCCAATCAATCTGTTTTTGGAAAATTCTTTAAAACCCAAACGGGAATTTCTCCCTTAGAATACCGAATCAACAATTAG
- a CDS encoding PAS domain-containing sensor histidine kinase, with translation MELIHNLELFQTVFNSVPNGIVVLKSLYNDEGRVKDFSIVLLNTYMFNWIEDSGYQDKNYSEIFPNVNRSDIFQKFIETAENGLTASFEQWYESDETIHWFKFTATKQGELLVVTTEDITEKRQAEIALNNALTAAEKQKRLYDSVINNTPDLVYVFDLNYKFTYANKALLTMWGKSAEDSIGLGLRENGYEEWHALMHEREIDFVAAEKRSIRGTVSFPHAELGKRIYDYIFAPVFNEKGEVEAIAGTTRDITEIKQAEEKRQQSENRFRHMIEQSPIAMLLSRGEEVIIETINKPMLKFMNKTNPDEVLGKKMIDALPELLGQPALQTVINVQKTGVPFRGEEQPVDLVIDGILERRYFNFSYDCIKDSDGNSAVLHVALDVTEQVLSRRKLEDSESRLKSMIDQTPSPTLVLKGDDLVIEQINKHMLELIGRGYEIIGMPLIAVLPELEGQYVWEQVKNVYFKGIPFDQSEVLVVHNRTGQLGKYYYNLAYRPLLENGQITGMIQVAIDVTQQVTARQKMEESESRFRALVNAASNVVYQIDADWKIMRSLDGGGSLSDSEEPVSKWLEHFIHQNDREKVMNLIAKSIAEKSIFELEHRTIAPDGTVGWTFSRVVPILDDQNNIIEWFGAASDITSQKELQQVIKESEEKFRQLADLVPQIIWTGNPDGYIDYYNRRWYEYTGFEVDEYGDLSWVPKIHPDDVTFVLENWYQSVQSGNFYQTEFRLKNGNTGEYRWFLSKAVPIKEKTGVISKWFGTCTDIHEQKTITEKLEFLVADRTKELQRSNEDLQQFAHVASHDLKEPVRKIKTFVGRLEDHLQDQLDEPASKYIGRINVAAERMFNMIDGVLAYSKINADSQKTALVDLNEVIKNIETDLEVSLQRTGGKIYHDNLPVLEGASVLLYQLFYNLINNSIKFAKEGTPPEIKISSEKIIKLDKNWVVITLEDNGIGFDESQAERIFETFTRLNSKDSYEGTGLGLSLCKKIAERHGGTISADGTVGKGAVFVITLPFEQNENDI, from the coding sequence ATGGAGTTAATACATAATTTAGAGCTTTTTCAAACCGTTTTTAACTCTGTGCCAAATGGTATTGTAGTTCTAAAGTCTTTGTATAATGATGAAGGCCGAGTAAAAGATTTTTCAATTGTTTTACTCAATACTTATATGTTTAACTGGATTGAAGATTCTGGCTATCAAGATAAAAATTACAGCGAAATTTTTCCTAACGTAAACAGAAGCGATATTTTTCAAAAGTTTATCGAAACAGCCGAAAACGGCCTGACTGCCAGTTTTGAGCAGTGGTACGAAAGTGATGAAACCATACACTGGTTTAAATTTACTGCCACAAAACAAGGAGAGTTACTTGTAGTTACCACAGAGGATATTACAGAAAAAAGACAGGCAGAAATAGCCTTAAATAATGCACTTACTGCTGCTGAGAAACAAAAACGTCTATACGATTCTGTTATAAATAATACACCCGATTTAGTCTATGTTTTTGATCTCAACTATAAATTTACCTATGCCAATAAAGCTTTATTGACAATGTGGGGGAAATCTGCAGAAGATTCTATTGGTCTGGGTTTAAGAGAAAATGGTTATGAAGAATGGCATGCCTTGATGCACGAAAGGGAAATTGATTTTGTAGCCGCTGAAAAAAGATCAATCCGAGGAACAGTGTCTTTTCCTCATGCAGAACTAGGAAAGCGTATTTATGACTATATTTTTGCCCCAGTTTTTAACGAAAAAGGCGAAGTTGAAGCCATTGCAGGAACAACCAGAGATATAACCGAAATAAAACAGGCAGAAGAAAAACGTCAGCAAAGCGAAAATAGGTTTCGCCATATGATTGAGCAGTCGCCAATAGCAATGTTACTGTCTAGAGGAGAGGAAGTTATTATTGAAACAATTAATAAGCCGATGCTCAAATTCATGAACAAAACCAATCCAGATGAGGTACTCGGAAAAAAAATGATTGATGCCTTACCAGAACTTTTAGGACAGCCAGCACTTCAAACTGTTATTAATGTTCAAAAAACAGGAGTACCTTTTCGTGGAGAAGAACAGCCTGTAGATTTAGTAATAGATGGTATTCTGGAACGTCGATATTTCAATTTTTCTTATGATTGTATTAAAGATTCAGATGGGAATTCGGCGGTTTTACATGTTGCATTGGACGTAACAGAGCAAGTACTTTCCAGAAGAAAACTAGAAGACAGCGAAAGCAGATTAAAATCTATGATCGATCAGACCCCATCTCCAACATTAGTATTAAAAGGAGACGATTTGGTTATTGAGCAGATTAATAAACACATGCTTGAACTAATTGGTCGCGGATACGAAATTATTGGAATGCCATTAATTGCCGTTCTTCCTGAGCTTGAGGGACAATACGTGTGGGAACAGGTTAAAAATGTGTATTTTAAAGGAATCCCTTTTGATCAAAGTGAAGTGCTTGTTGTGCATAACCGCACTGGTCAATTAGGAAAATACTATTATAATTTAGCATATCGTCCTTTGCTGGAAAATGGACAGATAACAGGAATGATCCAGGTAGCAATAGATGTTACACAGCAAGTTACAGCCAGACAAAAAATGGAAGAAAGCGAAAGTCGTTTTCGAGCTTTGGTAAATGCAGCATCAAATGTAGTATATCAAATAGATGCCGATTGGAAAATCATGCGAAGTCTTGATGGAGGAGGTTCTCTTTCAGATTCTGAAGAACCTGTATCAAAATGGTTAGAACATTTTATTCATCAAAATGATCGTGAAAAGGTAATGAACCTTATCGCTAAATCTATTGCGGAGAAAAGTATATTCGAACTTGAACATAGAACTATTGCTCCAGACGGTACTGTAGGCTGGACGTTTTCGAGAGTAGTTCCAATATTAGACGATCAAAATAATATAATTGAGTGGTTTGGTGCTGCGAGTGATATTACTTCGCAAAAAGAGCTGCAACAGGTTATCAAAGAAAGTGAAGAGAAATTCAGGCAGCTTGCAGACCTTGTTCCTCAAATTATCTGGACTGGTAATCCAGATGGTTATATAGATTATTACAACAGACGCTGGTATGAATATACTGGTTTTGAAGTAGATGAATATGGAGATCTAAGCTGGGTGCCAAAAATACATCCAGATGATGTGACATTTGTTCTCGAGAATTGGTATCAAAGTGTTCAATCGGGGAATTTTTATCAAACAGAATTCCGATTGAAAAATGGGAACACTGGAGAATATCGATGGTTTTTAAGTAAAGCTGTTCCAATTAAAGAAAAAACTGGAGTTATTAGTAAATGGTTTGGTACTTGTACCGATATTCATGAACAAAAGACAATCACAGAAAAATTAGAATTTTTGGTAGCAGACCGCACCAAGGAATTACAGCGTTCTAACGAAGATTTACAGCAGTTTGCCCATGTCGCTTCGCACGATTTAAAGGAACCAGTTAGAAAAATTAAGACATTTGTGGGCCGACTTGAAGATCATTTACAAGATCAGTTAGATGAGCCTGCGTCTAAATATATTGGCAGAATTAATGTAGCGGCAGAGCGTATGTTTAATATGATCGATGGTGTATTAGCATATTCTAAAATCAATGCAGATTCACAGAAAACGGCATTAGTAGATTTAAATGAAGTTATAAAAAATATCGAAACAGATTTAGAAGTTTCACTGCAGAGAACAGGCGGAAAAATCTATCATGACAATCTTCCAGTTTTAGAAGGAGCATCGGTTTTACTTTATCAGCTTTTTTACAATCTCATCAATAATTCTATTAAATTTGCAAAAGAAGGTACGCCCCCAGAAATAAAAATTTCTTCAGAAAAAATTATTAAATTAGATAAAAATTGGGTTGTAATTACACTAGAAGACAACGGAATAGGGTTTGATGAGAGTCAAGCCGAAAGAATATTTGAGACATTTACCCGTTTAAATTCTAAAGACAGCTACGAAGGTACAGGTTTAGGATTGTCACTTTGTAAAAAAATTGCAGAACGCCATGGCGGCACAATTAGTGCTGATGGTACTGTAGGTAAAGGAGCTGTATTTGTTATTACATTGCCATTTGAGCAAAATGAGAATGATATTTAA
- a CDS encoding response regulator encodes MDQKIILLADDDMDDTEMFCEALADIDESIICHCAVNGSDALRILDGLKELPSVIFLDLNMPIMNGWDCLMHLKSDSRYKDIHVIMISTSSHKNDLETASKLGAVCYFVKPNSFSDLKHVLRSITSNIDNGLKDVVVTLQENGFKHVFNCDDNNL; translated from the coding sequence ATGGATCAAAAAATAATTTTACTGGCTGATGACGATATGGATGACACAGAAATGTTCTGTGAAGCATTAGCAGATATCGATGAAAGTATAATATGTCATTGCGCTGTGAATGGCAGCGATGCTTTGAGAATACTGGACGGATTGAAAGAACTTCCAAGTGTCATTTTTCTAGACTTAAACATGCCAATAATGAATGGATGGGATTGTCTTATGCACTTAAAATCAGATAGCCGTTATAAAGACATACACGTTATCATGATCTCAACTTCATCCCATAAAAATGATCTTGAGACCGCATCAAAATTAGGTGCAGTTTGTTATTTTGTCAAACCAAATAGTTTTAGTGATTTAAAACACGTTCTCCGTTCCATTACTTCAAATATTGACAATGGACTTAAAGATGTAGTTGTAACTCTACAAGAAAATGGTTTTAAACATGTTTTTAATTGTGACGATAATAATTTGTAA